One part of the Nocardia higoensis genome encodes these proteins:
- a CDS encoding cytochrome c oxidase subunit II produces MLVSGCSIDNVWLRFGWPSGVTPQATRMRELWTWSVVAALMMGVLVWGLTFWTVVFHRKKKGSPEFPRQTGYNVPLELTYTAIPFVIIAVLFYFTVVVQNYVHEKVADPDVTVDVTGFQWNWKFGYREVDFKDGYRFDGIDTAREAAAAEQLKAYEERIDPEHGHPQPGPVHGHPENDLSFLHYDTVETVGTSTEIPVLVLPTGKVIEFQLAAADVIHSFWVPEFLFKRDAMPNPKENNSDNVFQITEIDTEGAFVGRCAEMCGTYHSMMNFEIRAVSPEKFTRYLDERRAGKTNAEALSAIGESPVATSTSPFQTDRSAKSASGESE; encoded by the coding sequence ATGCTCGTCTCGGGCTGCTCCATCGACAATGTTTGGCTGCGGTTCGGCTGGCCCTCGGGCGTCACGCCGCAGGCCACCCGGATGCGGGAACTGTGGACCTGGTCCGTCGTGGCCGCGCTGATGATGGGCGTGCTGGTCTGGGGTCTGACCTTCTGGACCGTCGTCTTCCACCGCAAGAAGAAGGGCTCGCCGGAGTTCCCGCGTCAGACCGGCTACAACGTGCCGCTGGAACTGACCTACACGGCTATCCCGTTCGTCATCATCGCGGTGCTGTTCTACTTCACCGTCGTGGTGCAGAACTACGTGCACGAGAAGGTGGCGGATCCCGACGTCACCGTCGACGTCACCGGCTTCCAGTGGAACTGGAAGTTCGGCTACCGCGAAGTCGACTTCAAGGACGGCTACCGCTTCGACGGCATCGACACCGCCCGTGAGGCCGCCGCTGCCGAGCAGCTGAAGGCCTACGAGGAGCGCATCGACCCCGAGCACGGTCACCCGCAGCCCGGTCCGGTGCACGGCCACCCGGAGAACGACCTGTCGTTCCTGCACTACGACACCGTCGAGACCGTCGGCACCAGCACCGAGATTCCGGTCCTGGTCCTGCCGACCGGCAAGGTCATCGAGTTCCAGCTCGCCGCCGCCGACGTGATCCACTCCTTCTGGGTGCCGGAGTTCCTGTTCAAGCGCGACGCGATGCCCAACCCCAAGGAGAACAACTCCGACAACGTCTTCCAGATCACCGAGATCGACACCGAAGGCGCGTTCGTCGGCCGGTGCGCCGAGATGTGCGGCACCTACCACTCGATGATGAACTTCGAGATCCGGGCGGTTTCGCCGGAGAAGTTCACCCGGTACCTGGACGAGCGCCGCGCGGGTAAGACCAACGCCGAGGCCCTGTCGGCGATCGGCGAGTCCCCGGTGGCCACATCGACCAGTCCGTTCCAGACGGATCGCTCGGCGAAGAGCGCGTCCGGCGAGTCCGAGTGA
- a CDS encoding helix-turn-helix domain-containing protein → MLSKVAVVLFEKLAMFEFGVVCEVFGLDRTADGLPGFDFKVCGAEPGKPLASTTPGVTVTPAYDLSELRRADLVAVPAAPVEVLTGGIDPRLIEALRDAHQTGATILTVCSGAFLAGEAGLLDGRKCTTHWRYVDTLAARYPEATVDPDVLFVDEGDLVTSAGTAAGIDACLHLVRREIGSAAANGIARRMVVPPQRDGGQRQFIERPVADCSADSLGETLQWMNEHLDLPHTVEELAARAAMSTRTFARRFAAETGTTPVKWLTTQRILHAKQLLEDTGLGLEHVASRCGFGSAALLRHHFQRHVGLAPAEYRRRFGRTPDA, encoded by the coding sequence ATGTTGTCGAAGGTCGCCGTCGTGCTGTTCGAGAAGCTCGCCATGTTCGAATTCGGCGTGGTCTGCGAGGTTTTCGGCCTGGACCGCACCGCCGACGGTCTGCCGGGTTTCGACTTCAAGGTGTGCGGAGCCGAGCCCGGCAAGCCGCTGGCCTCCACCACGCCCGGCGTCACCGTCACTCCGGCCTACGATCTGTCCGAACTGCGCCGCGCCGACCTGGTCGCGGTCCCCGCGGCGCCTGTCGAGGTCCTCACGGGCGGCATCGACCCGCGGCTGATCGAGGCGCTCCGCGACGCCCACCAGACGGGCGCCACCATCCTGACCGTCTGCTCGGGCGCGTTCCTCGCGGGCGAGGCAGGTCTGCTCGACGGCCGTAAGTGCACCACCCACTGGCGCTACGTCGACACGCTCGCCGCCCGCTACCCCGAGGCCACCGTCGACCCGGACGTGCTGTTCGTCGACGAGGGCGATCTCGTCACGAGCGCGGGCACCGCCGCGGGCATCGACGCCTGCCTGCACCTGGTGCGCCGCGAGATCGGCAGCGCCGCGGCCAACGGCATCGCCCGCCGCATGGTCGTGCCACCGCAGCGCGACGGCGGGCAGCGCCAGTTCATCGAGCGTCCGGTCGCCGACTGCTCCGCCGACAGCCTCGGCGAAACCCTGCAGTGGATGAACGAGCATCTCGACCTGCCGCACACCGTCGAGGAACTCGCCGCCCGCGCCGCGATGTCCACCCGCACCTTCGCCCGCCGCTTCGCCGCCGAGACCGGAACCACCCCGGTGAAGTGGCTCACCACCCAGCGCATCCTGCACGCCAAGCAGCTGCTGGAGGACACCGGGCTCGGTCTCGAACACGTCGCCTCCCGTTGCGGATTCGGCTCCGCCGCGCTGCTGCGCCACCATTTCCAGCGCCACGTCGGCCTGGCCCCCGCCGAGTACCGCCGCCGCTTCGGCCGCACACCCGACGCCTGA
- a CDS encoding carbohydrate kinase family protein encodes MSIAVSASIATDHLMRFPGRFADVLLADQLANVSLSFLVDDLQIRRGGVGGNIAFAMGVLHRTPLLVGAVGADFAEYRAWLEQHGVDCSTVHISDRAHTARFVCTTDEDMAQIASFYPGAMSEARDISVAELAENHSLDLVLVGANDPEAMLRHTEECRELGIAFAADPSQQLARLDGDQAVRLIEGAAYLFTNKYEWALLLQKTGLSEAEVAQRVGVRVTTLGADGVLIVDRDGSEVTVGVVPENEKVDPTGVGDAFRAGFLTGHTSGLSIERSAQLGSLIAVLVLETTGTQEWKLDKDEALVRLAKAYGDQAAADIEPLL; translated from the coding sequence GTGTCTATCGCCGTGTCCGCGTCCATCGCGACCGACCATCTCATGCGTTTTCCCGGACGGTTCGCCGATGTGCTGCTGGCCGACCAGCTCGCCAACGTGTCGCTGAGCTTCCTCGTCGACGACCTGCAGATCCGCCGTGGCGGTGTGGGCGGCAACATCGCCTTCGCGATGGGCGTGCTCCATCGCACCCCGCTGCTCGTCGGCGCGGTCGGCGCGGATTTCGCCGAATACCGTGCGTGGCTGGAACAGCACGGCGTCGACTGCTCGACGGTGCACATCTCCGACCGCGCGCACACCGCCCGCTTCGTCTGCACCACCGATGAGGACATGGCTCAGATCGCGTCCTTCTACCCCGGCGCGATGAGCGAGGCCCGTGACATCTCCGTCGCCGAGTTGGCCGAGAACCATTCGTTGGATCTGGTGCTGGTCGGCGCCAACGATCCGGAAGCCATGCTGCGCCACACCGAGGAGTGCCGCGAGCTGGGCATCGCCTTCGCCGCCGATCCGTCCCAGCAGCTGGCCCGCCTCGACGGCGACCAGGCGGTGCGGCTGATCGAAGGTGCCGCCTACCTGTTCACCAACAAGTACGAGTGGGCGCTGCTGCTGCAGAAGACCGGTCTGAGCGAGGCCGAAGTGGCCCAGCGGGTGGGCGTGCGTGTCACCACGCTCGGCGCGGACGGGGTGCTGATCGTCGACCGCGACGGCAGCGAGGTGACCGTCGGCGTGGTCCCCGAGAACGAGAAGGTCGATCCCACCGGCGTCGGCGACGCCTTCCGCGCGGGCTTCCTCACCGGCCACACCTCGGGGCTGAGCATCGAGCGGTCCGCCCAGCTCGGCTCGCTCATCGCGGTGCTGGTGCTGGAGACCACGGGCACCCAGGAGTGGAAGCTCGACAAGGACGAGGCGCTGGTCCGGCTGGCCAAGGCCTACGGCGACCAGGCCGCCGCCGACATCGAGCCGCTGCTCTAG
- a CDS encoding FAD-binding oxidoreductase, producing the protein MSTSQSVSTEEYLPRDTADVVRTVRDSRVRAEGLTVVGGEVLDEGLQVPDHRAVVSLRRMNAVLDINLGRKTVRVQAGAKLSEIDRRLGAHGLGLPIVGDHRDITAGGFASVGGVSSASHRHGLFIDQVVDLEYVDPDGRIGTCGRDHHTERFHRILGAGGRAGIITALTLDTIEVDKDHTWLTTDAHRFLDFDSFVEHAQSEISRPGNAALQVGRWVDTQPLKVARPVGTGHVQLGTVRFGQWSSLFPTAPTRSLKARRDVGTRARKGLGAIASHASGRAGMPVRNAAAGALMFAPKVLTLRDAEYLADTVISSSERGPAYRVGIFAPMSTYSSVFYRLHDLFSGHRERTGCFTVISAMTYGVRSNYLRAEAAARNLPHEDHGLITFTCRLRPSALPSELLRDIVSSIDEICASERALRYESAQ; encoded by the coding sequence ATGAGCACGTCGCAGTCTGTCTCCACCGAAGAATATCTACCTCGTGACACCGCGGATGTCGTTCGCACTGTTCGGGATTCGCGGGTGCGCGCCGAAGGTCTCACGGTCGTCGGTGGCGAGGTCCTCGATGAGGGACTGCAGGTGCCAGATCACCGCGCGGTGGTGTCGCTGCGCAGGATGAACGCCGTACTGGATATCAACCTGGGTCGCAAGACCGTCCGGGTGCAGGCGGGGGCGAAGCTCTCCGAGATCGACCGCAGGCTCGGCGCGCACGGCCTCGGCCTGCCGATCGTCGGCGACCACCGGGACATCACCGCGGGCGGATTCGCCTCCGTCGGCGGTGTCTCCAGCGCTTCGCACCGCCACGGCCTGTTCATCGACCAGGTCGTCGATCTGGAGTACGTCGATCCGGACGGGCGCATCGGCACCTGCGGGCGCGATCACCACACCGAGCGCTTCCACCGCATCCTCGGCGCGGGTGGCCGGGCGGGCATCATCACCGCGTTGACGCTGGACACCATCGAGGTCGACAAGGACCACACCTGGCTCACCACCGACGCCCACCGGTTCCTGGACTTCGACTCCTTCGTCGAGCACGCCCAGAGCGAGATCTCCCGGCCCGGCAACGCCGCGCTGCAGGTGGGCCGCTGGGTCGACACCCAGCCGCTCAAGGTCGCGCGTCCGGTCGGAACCGGCCACGTGCAACTGGGCACGGTCCGCTTCGGCCAGTGGTCGAGTCTGTTCCCGACCGCGCCGACCCGCTCGTTGAAGGCCCGGCGCGACGTCGGCACCCGCGCCCGTAAGGGCCTGGGCGCCATCGCCTCGCACGCCAGCGGGCGCGCGGGCATGCCGGTGCGCAACGCCGCGGCGGGCGCGCTGATGTTCGCACCGAAGGTGCTCACCCTGCGCGACGCGGAATACCTCGCCGACACGGTCATCAGCTCCTCCGAGCGCGGCCCGGCCTACCGCGTGGGCATCTTCGCTCCGATGTCGACCTACTCCTCGGTCTTCTACCGGCTGCACGATCTGTTCTCCGGGCATCGCGAGCGCACCGGCTGCTTCACCGTCATCTCGGCGATGACCTATGGCGTGCGCTCGAACTACCTGCGCGCCGAGGCCGCCGCGCGCAACCTGCCGCACGAGGACCACGGCCTGATCACCTTCACCTGCCGCCTGCGCCCCTCGGCGCTGCCCTCGGAACTGCTGCGCGACATCGTGTCGAGCATCGACGAGATCTGCGCCTCCGAGCGCGCCCTGCGCTACGAATCGGCGCAGTAG
- a CDS encoding DUF3043 domain-containing protein, with protein MKLFRRDQAGTTDATAESTADAHDDAAVSMTKTGAATTPGKGRPTPKRREAQGNRRGPVAPAPLTAKEARARRKAAKGPRGTRAERKAAAAERKLAMQERRAKMLAGEDKYLLPRDQGPVRAFVRDIVDARRNLAGLFMPMALVLILSMFAAPGLQTIVTLVMLVMMLFMAIEGVILGKLVNNRVVERFPDTTDTGIKLGWYAFVRASQIRRMRAPKPRVSPGDAV; from the coding sequence GTGAAGTTGTTCCGTCGCGACCAGGCCGGCACCACCGACGCGACCGCCGAGTCCACGGCGGACGCGCACGACGACGCGGCCGTCAGCATGACCAAGACCGGCGCCGCCACCACCCCCGGCAAGGGCCGTCCCACTCCGAAACGCCGTGAGGCACAAGGCAACAGGCGCGGCCCGGTCGCGCCCGCCCCGCTCACCGCCAAGGAGGCCCGGGCCCGCCGCAAGGCCGCCAAGGGGCCGCGGGGCACCCGCGCGGAGCGCAAGGCCGCCGCCGCCGAGCGCAAGCTCGCCATGCAGGAGCGTCGCGCGAAGATGCTCGCCGGGGAGGACAAGTACCTGCTGCCGCGCGATCAGGGCCCGGTGCGCGCCTTCGTGCGCGACATCGTCGATGCCAGGCGCAATCTGGCGGGCCTGTTCATGCCGATGGCCTTGGTGTTGATCCTGTCGATGTTCGCCGCGCCCGGCCTGCAGACCATCGTGACGTTGGTCATGCTGGTGATGATGCTGTTCATGGCCATCGAGGGCGTCATCCTCGGCAAGCTGGTCAACAACCGGGTCGTCGAGCGATTCCCGGACACCACCGACACCGGCATCAAGCTCGGCTGGTACGCCTTCGTGCGCGCCTCCCAGATCCGCCGGATGCGCGCTCCCAAGCCGCGGGTCAGCCCGGGCGACGCTGTCTGA
- a CDS encoding lysophospholipid acyltransferase family protein, giving the protein MFYWLLKFALLGPFIHAYNRPTVEGLENIPADGPAIMAGNHLSFADWLFAPLLSPRRINYLAKAEYFTTPGIKGRLQKFFFSGTGQYPIDRSGADAAEDALNAARKLLDQGRLVGLYPEGTRSPDGRLYKGKTGMARLALETGVPVVPVAVIGTDKVSPPGPFRWRRHKVTVKFGAPIDFSRYEGMAGNRFVERAVTDEVMYELMRLSGQEYVDVYAHSLKGTPSGSRPEATRIPDSAAS; this is encoded by the coding sequence ATGTTCTACTGGCTTCTGAAATTCGCGCTGCTGGGGCCTTTCATCCACGCCTACAACCGCCCGACCGTGGAAGGCCTGGAAAATATTCCGGCCGACGGCCCGGCGATCATGGCGGGTAATCATCTTTCTTTCGCCGACTGGCTTTTCGCTCCCCTGTTGAGCCCGCGCCGGATCAACTACCTGGCCAAGGCCGAGTACTTCACCACCCCCGGGATCAAGGGGCGTCTGCAGAAGTTCTTCTTCAGCGGCACCGGCCAATACCCCATCGACCGCAGCGGCGCCGACGCCGCCGAGGACGCGCTCAACGCCGCCCGCAAGTTGCTCGACCAGGGCAGGCTGGTCGGCCTCTACCCGGAGGGCACCCGCTCGCCCGACGGCCGCCTCTACAAGGGCAAGACGGGTATGGCGCGACTGGCGCTGGAGACCGGCGTGCCGGTCGTCCCGGTCGCGGTCATCGGCACCGACAAGGTGTCCCCGCCCGGACCGTTCCGCTGGCGCAGGCACAAGGTGACCGTGAAATTCGGCGCCCCGATCGATTTCTCGCGCTACGAGGGCATGGCGGGGAATCGATTCGTCGAGCGCGCCGTCACCGATGAGGTGATGTACGAATTGATGCGTTTGAGCGGCCAGGAATACGTCGACGTCTACGCACACAGTCTCAAGGGCACTCCGTCGGGTTCCCGGCCGGAAGCCACCCGGATCCCGGATTCCGCGGCGAGCTGA
- a CDS encoding HesB/IscA family protein: MTVQNETTTHGVILTDAAASKAKALLDQEGRDDLALRIAVQPGGCAGLRYQLFFDDRTLDGDLTADFGGVKLAVDRMSAPYVQGASIDFVDTIEKQGFTIDNPNATGSCACGDSFN; encoded by the coding sequence ATGACTGTGCAGAACGAGACCACGACTCACGGCGTGATCCTGACCGACGCCGCGGCGAGCAAGGCCAAGGCGCTGCTGGATCAGGAAGGCCGCGACGACCTGGCGCTGCGTATCGCCGTGCAACCGGGCGGATGCGCCGGCCTGCGTTACCAGCTCTTCTTCGACGACCGCACCCTCGACGGCGACCTGACCGCCGACTTCGGCGGGGTCAAGTTGGCCGTGGACCGGATGAGCGCGCCGTACGTGCAGGGCGCCTCGATCGACTTCGTCGACACCATCGAGAAGCAGGGTTTCACCATCGACAACCCGAACGCCACGGGCTCCTGCGCCTGCGGCGATTCCTTCAACTGA
- a CDS encoding sporulation protein — MFKKLLAAAGVGGAEVETELFTPGVQPGGVVEGTIRLRGGRVAQDVEYIAVKFVTRVEQEYEDHEGLSDVGFAPVGVTGPFHLPAEAEMSFRFAARAPMETPITFYNGRHLPGTVVSLRTEVGIRGAVDAGDTDPIGVGALPAQHIVLEAVERLGFHLRSADVEQGRVHNTPQTLPFYQEIEFAGSPHYPSLNQLEVTFIATETGMSVVFEADKRGNFFTEGRDVFDALWMEHHRLDGIDWAGEIHHRIARLAS; from the coding sequence ATGTTCAAGAAATTGCTGGCCGCCGCGGGTGTCGGCGGGGCCGAGGTCGAGACCGAATTGTTCACCCCCGGAGTGCAGCCCGGCGGCGTGGTCGAGGGAACGATCCGGCTGCGCGGCGGGCGCGTCGCTCAGGACGTGGAGTACATCGCCGTGAAGTTCGTGACCCGCGTCGAGCAGGAGTACGAGGACCACGAGGGCCTGAGCGATGTCGGCTTCGCCCCGGTGGGGGTGACCGGCCCGTTCCATCTGCCCGCCGAGGCCGAGATGTCGTTCCGGTTCGCCGCCCGCGCGCCGATGGAAACCCCCATTACGTTCTACAACGGCAGGCACCTGCCCGGCACCGTGGTCTCGCTGCGCACCGAAGTCGGCATCCGCGGCGCGGTCGACGCGGGCGACACCGACCCGATCGGCGTCGGCGCGCTCCCGGCGCAGCACATCGTGCTGGAAGCCGTGGAGCGTCTGGGTTTCCACCTGCGCAGCGCCGACGTCGAGCAGGGCCGGGTGCACAACACCCCGCAGACGCTGCCCTTCTATCAGGAGATCGAGTTCGCGGGCTCGCCGCACTACCCGAGCCTGAACCAGCTCGAGGTCACGTTCATCGCCACCGAGACCGGGATGAGTGTGGTCTTCGAAGCGGACAAGCGCGGCAATTTCTTCACCGAGGGACGGGATGTGTTCGACGCGCTGTGGATGGAACACCACCGCCTCGACGGCATCGACTGGGCCGGTGAGATCCACCACCGGATCGCGCGTCTGGCCTCCTGA
- the asnB gene encoding asparagine synthase (glutamine-hydrolyzing) has translation MCGLLGFLTADAATSEVVDQVYNALHCMRHRGPDERGTWHDDHLVFGFNRLSIIDIEHSHQPLRWGPPESPERYALTFNGEIYNYLELREELRAAHAAEFGDQPMFRTEGDSETIVAAYHYWGVDAVAKLRGMFAFAVWDTERDELFLARDPFGIKPLFLATGPGGTAFGSEKKSLLDLLPACERGDELDPRALEHYTVLQYVPEPETLHAAVRRLESGTYAVLRPGAEPAITRYFTPRFPVRPFTPGSEQARYNEIAAALEDSVAKHMRADVTVGSFLSGGIDSTAVAALAMRHNPNLITFTTGFEREGYSEVDVAAESAAAIGARHVVKVVSPAEFAAAIPEIVWYLDDPVADPALVPLYFVAKEARKHVKVVLSGEGADELFGGYTIYREPLSLKPFEYLPKGLRRLAGKLSDRIPDGTRGKSLLHRGSLTLEERYYGNARSFSDAQLRSVLREFRPEWTHQDVTAPIYAQSRGWDPVARMQHLDLFTWLRGDILVKADKMTMANSLELRVPFLDNEVRKVAEQLPFDQKLTKETTKYALRRALEGIVPGHVLHRAKLGFPVPLRHWLRGTELYDWAHAQIADSQTDHLLDKAAITAMLVDHREGRSDHSRRLWTLLVFMVWHGIFVEDRIKPEIQEPVYPVSL, from the coding sequence GTGTGCGGACTGCTCGGATTCCTGACAGCTGACGCGGCGACTTCCGAGGTCGTGGATCAGGTCTACAACGCGCTGCACTGCATGCGACACCGTGGACCGGACGAACGGGGCACCTGGCACGACGACCACCTCGTCTTCGGGTTCAACCGGCTGTCGATCATCGACATCGAGCACTCCCATCAGCCGCTGCGCTGGGGTCCGCCGGAGTCCCCCGAGCGCTACGCGCTGACCTTCAACGGCGAGATCTACAACTACCTCGAACTGCGCGAGGAACTGCGAGCCGCGCACGCCGCAGAATTCGGCGACCAGCCGATGTTCCGCACCGAGGGCGATTCCGAGACCATCGTCGCCGCCTACCACTACTGGGGCGTCGACGCCGTCGCGAAGCTGCGCGGCATGTTCGCCTTCGCGGTCTGGGACACCGAGCGCGACGAGCTGTTCCTGGCCCGCGACCCGTTCGGCATCAAACCGCTGTTCCTGGCCACCGGGCCCGGCGGCACCGCGTTCGGCAGCGAGAAGAAGAGCCTGCTGGATCTGCTGCCCGCGTGCGAGCGCGGCGACGAACTCGATCCGCGCGCGCTCGAGCACTACACGGTGCTGCAGTACGTACCGGAGCCGGAGACCCTGCACGCGGCCGTTCGCCGGCTGGAGTCGGGCACCTACGCGGTACTGCGTCCCGGTGCCGAGCCGGCGATCACCCGCTACTTCACCCCGCGTTTCCCGGTGCGCCCGTTCACGCCCGGTTCCGAGCAGGCCCGCTACAACGAGATCGCCGCCGCGCTCGAGGACTCCGTCGCCAAGCACATGCGCGCGGACGTCACCGTCGGCTCGTTCCTGTCCGGCGGCATCGACTCCACCGCGGTCGCGGCGCTGGCCATGCGCCACAACCCGAATCTGATCACCTTCACCACCGGCTTCGAGCGCGAGGGCTACTCCGAGGTGGATGTGGCCGCCGAGAGCGCCGCGGCCATCGGCGCCCGCCATGTCGTCAAGGTGGTCTCCCCCGCCGAGTTCGCCGCCGCCATCCCGGAGATCGTCTGGTATCTCGACGACCCGGTGGCCGACCCGGCGCTGGTGCCGCTGTACTTCGTGGCCAAGGAAGCACGCAAGCACGTCAAGGTGGTGCTTTCCGGCGAGGGCGCCGACGAACTGTTCGGCGGTTACACCATCTACCGGGAACCCTTGTCGCTGAAGCCTTTCGAGTACCTGCCCAAGGGGCTGCGCAGGCTGGCGGGCAAGCTGTCGGATCGCATCCCGGACGGCACCCGCGGCAAGAGCCTGCTGCACCGCGGTTCGCTGACGCTCGAGGAGCGCTACTACGGCAACGCCCGCAGCTTCAGTGATGCCCAGCTGCGCTCGGTGCTGCGCGAGTTCCGCCCGGAGTGGACGCATCAGGACGTCACCGCCCCGATCTACGCGCAGTCGCGCGGCTGGGACCCGGTGGCGCGCATGCAGCACCTGGACCTGTTCACCTGGCTGCGGGGCGACATTCTGGTCAAGGCCGACAAGATGACCATGGCGAACTCGCTGGAGCTGCGGGTGCCGTTCCTGGACAACGAGGTGCGCAAGGTCGCCGAGCAGCTGCCCTTCGATCAGAAGCTCACCAAGGAGACCACCAAATACGCGCTGCGCCGGGCACTGGAGGGCATCGTGCCCGGCCACGTGCTCCATCGCGCCAAGCTCGGTTTCCCGGTTCCGCTGCGGCATTGGCTGCGCGGCACCGAACTCTACGACTGGGCGCACGCCCAGATCGCCGACTCGCAGACCGACCACCTGCTCGACAAGGCCGCGATCACCGCGATGCTGGTCGACCACCGCGAGGGCCGCTCCGATCACAGCAGGCGGCTGTGGACGCTGCTGGTGTTCATGGTCTGGCACGGCATCTTCGTCGAGGACCGCATCAAGCCCGAGATCCAGGAGCCGGTCTACCCGGTCTCGCTGTGA
- a CDS encoding cytochrome c oxidase subunit 4, giving the protein MRIEARIFELLTVFFIIVSVVYGFFTAQSRTGIEWAGTTAIVLTAGLSLIVGTYFRFVARRLDLRPEDYEDAEIVDGAGDLGFFSPGSFWPILLAGAGSIAALGLAFFEPWLIAVGVVAVVVAAGGLVFEYHLGPEKH; this is encoded by the coding sequence ATGAGGATCGAAGCACGCATCTTCGAACTGTTGACGGTGTTCTTCATCATCGTCTCCGTCGTCTACGGCTTCTTCACCGCACAGTCGCGTACCGGCATCGAATGGGCGGGCACCACCGCCATCGTGCTGACCGCGGGTCTGTCGTTGATCGTCGGCACCTACTTCCGGTTCGTCGCCCGTCGCCTGGACCTGCGTCCGGAGGACTACGAGGACGCGGAGATCGTCGACGGCGCCGGTGACCTCGGCTTCTTCTCGCCGGGCAGCTTCTGGCCCATCCTGCTGGCCGGCGCGGGTTCGATCGCGGCCCTGGGTCTGGCCTTCTTCGAGCCGTGGCTGATCGCCGTCGGTGTCGTGGCTGTCGTCGTCGCGGCCGGCGGGCTGGTGTTCGAGTACCACCTCGGCCCCGAGAAGCACTGA